A single Musa acuminata AAA Group cultivar baxijiao chromosome BXJ2-1, Cavendish_Baxijiao_AAA, whole genome shotgun sequence DNA region contains:
- the LOC103997214 gene encoding uncharacterized protein C24B11.05 isoform X2 has product METVVHEAKYECLLFDMDDTLYPLSSGLNLACRKNIEDYMLHHLQIEESQVPKMCLELYKEYGTTMAGLKALGYEFDDDEFHAYVHGRLPYEILKPDPLLRNLLLSMPQRKIILTNADKAHAARVLSRLGLEDCFEGVTCFETLNPPRQQNGSADGHGNFGETDSNTDGESDSSADTAGCVGGRKSNSKGRILCKPSLEAIEAAIKIANIDPKRTIFLDDSARNIAAGKAAGLHTVLVGSPTLVPGADVALESIHNMREALPEIWKDGDKLEPVLAATAVETTVLA; this is encoded by the exons ATGGAAACTGTTGTACATGAAGCCAAGTATGAGTGTCTGCTCTTTG ATATGGATGATACCTTATATCCCTTGAGTTCTGGCCTCAACTTAGCTTGCCGCAAGAACATAGAAG ATTACATGCTTCATCATCTCCAAATTGAGGAAAGCCAAGTCCCAAAAATGTGCTTGGAATTGTACAAGGAATATGGAACAACAATGGCTGGTCTTAAG GCATTAGGATATGAATTCGACGACGACGAATTCCATGCTTATGTTCATGGGAGATTGCCGTATGAGATACTAAAGCCTGACCCTTTGTTGAGGAATCTACTTCTTTCGATGCCACAAAGAAAGATA ATTCTCACAAATGCGGACAAAGCTCATGCTGCACGAGTTCTCAGTAGGCTTGGCCTCGAAGACTGTTTTGAGGGTGTCACATGCTTTGAGACACTCAATCCACCGCGACAGCAGAATGGTTCAGCTGATGGTCATGGAAATTTTGGTGAGACCGATTCAAACACCGATGGAGAGAGTGATTCAAGCGCTGATACCGCCGGTTGTGTTGGTGGAAGGAAGTCGAATTCCAAAGGCCGAATACTCTGCAAACCATCACTGGAAGCTATAGAAGCTGCCATCAAGATCGCAAACATCGATCCGAAGAGAACG ATCTTTTTGGACGACAGCGCAAGAAACATCGCGGCAGGAAAGGCAGCAGGTCTGCATACTGTTCTT GTTGGGAGCCCGACGCTGGTACCAGGGGCTGATGTTGCACTGGAGAGCATCCACAACATGAGAGAGGCATTGCCTGAGATATGGAAGGATGGAGATAAGCTGGAACCAGTTCTTGCTGCCACTGCTGTGGAAACAACAGTCCTTGCCTAG
- the LOC103997214 gene encoding uncharacterized protein C24B11.05 isoform X1, translating to METVVHEAKYECLLFDMDDTLYPLSSGLNLACRKNIEDYMLHHLQIEESQVPKMCLELYKEYGTTMAGLKVFYLIKKSVHLNQLNLFLSFCEQALGYEFDDDEFHAYVHGRLPYEILKPDPLLRNLLLSMPQRKIILTNADKAHAARVLSRLGLEDCFEGVTCFETLNPPRQQNGSADGHGNFGETDSNTDGESDSSADTAGCVGGRKSNSKGRILCKPSLEAIEAAIKIANIDPKRTIFLDDSARNIAAGKAAGLHTVLVGSPTLVPGADVALESIHNMREALPEIWKDGDKLEPVLAATAVETTVLA from the exons ATGGAAACTGTTGTACATGAAGCCAAGTATGAGTGTCTGCTCTTTG ATATGGATGATACCTTATATCCCTTGAGTTCTGGCCTCAACTTAGCTTGCCGCAAGAACATAGAAG ATTACATGCTTCATCATCTCCAAATTGAGGAAAGCCAAGTCCCAAAAATGTGCTTGGAATTGTACAAGGAATATGGAACAACAATGGCTGGTCTTAAGGTGTTCTATCTGATTAAGAAGTCTGTACACTTGAATCAGCTTAATCTTTTTTTGTCTTTCTGTGAGCAGGCATTAGGATATGAATTCGACGACGACGAATTCCATGCTTATGTTCATGGGAGATTGCCGTATGAGATACTAAAGCCTGACCCTTTGTTGAGGAATCTACTTCTTTCGATGCCACAAAGAAAGATA ATTCTCACAAATGCGGACAAAGCTCATGCTGCACGAGTTCTCAGTAGGCTTGGCCTCGAAGACTGTTTTGAGGGTGTCACATGCTTTGAGACACTCAATCCACCGCGACAGCAGAATGGTTCAGCTGATGGTCATGGAAATTTTGGTGAGACCGATTCAAACACCGATGGAGAGAGTGATTCAAGCGCTGATACCGCCGGTTGTGTTGGTGGAAGGAAGTCGAATTCCAAAGGCCGAATACTCTGCAAACCATCACTGGAAGCTATAGAAGCTGCCATCAAGATCGCAAACATCGATCCGAAGAGAACG ATCTTTTTGGACGACAGCGCAAGAAACATCGCGGCAGGAAAGGCAGCAGGTCTGCATACTGTTCTT GTTGGGAGCCCGACGCTGGTACCAGGGGCTGATGTTGCACTGGAGAGCATCCACAACATGAGAGAGGCATTGCCTGAGATATGGAAGGATGGAGATAAGCTGGAACCAGTTCTTGCTGCCACTGCTGTGGAAACAACAGTCCTTGCCTAG
- the LOC103997203 gene encoding heavy metal-associated isoprenylated plant protein 43, whose translation MKKIVLKVSVMCTKCKICIMTIISKFDGIVSIAMDVEKSTVTIVGEVDAVGVVKALRKAKKPAEIVSVGDPDKKEEDKKKPEDCKLPPCCNTCRTAVVWLDEPSGCTIS comes from the exons ATGAAG AAGATCGTGTTGAAGGTCAGCGTCATGTGCACCAAGTGCAAGATCTGCATCATGACCATCATCTCCAAGTTCGACG GGATTGTTTCGATCGCGATGGACGTGGAGAAGAGCACGGTGACGATAGTGGGGGAGGTGGACGCGGTGGGCGTGGTGAAGGCGCTGAGGAAGGCGAAGAAGCCGGCGGAGATCGTCAGCGTGGGCGATCCGGACAAGAAGGAGGAGGATAAGAAGAAGCCTGAGGACTGCAAGTTGCCGCCGTGCTGCAACACCTGCCGGACCGCCGTCGTGTGGCTGGATGAACCAAGCGGCTGCACCATATCCTGA